ATCCAAATGGTGAACGGGTTGGTGGACGTCAAGCGCGCGGAGGGCGGGCACTACAGCTCGTTCGGCGTGCGGGGCAAGAAGTTCGGCTACTACTGGCCGCACACGCAGACCGTGGGGCTGAAGCAACTGCTGTCCGAGCAGCAGGCGCTGGTCGCCGAGCGGCCGGACGTCTTCGAGGAGCAGTTCACCTCCGGCGGGTTCGGCTGGGTCGTGGTGCAGCTGGCCGGGATCGAGGCCGACGAGCTGGCCGAACTGGTCTTCGAGGCGTGGCGGTTGACCGCGCCCGAGGAGCTGGTGCACCAGGCGCCCGACCCGGCCCGGAGTTGACGGCGGGACATTGGCTCAAGCAATATTGAGTCAATGTCTACTGACTGGCCTTCGGGAACGGTGGCGCGCGCCAGGGTGCACGCGGCCCTCGGCGAGCCCGCCCGGCTCGCCGTGGTGGAACTGCTGGTGCTCGGCGACGCTTCGCCCGGCGAGGTCGGCCGCGCGCTCGGCCTGCCCAGCAACCTGCTCGCCCACCACGTGAAGCTGCTGGAGCGGGCGGGCGTGGTCGAGCGGTCCCGCTCGGAGGGCGACCACCGGCGCACCTACCTGCGCCTGCGCACGGCCGCGCTCACCGACCTGGCGCCCGCCGCGCTGCGGGAGGCGCCCCGGGTGGTGTTCGTGTGCACCGGGAACTCGGCCCGCTCGCAACTGGCCGCCGCGCTGTGGAAGCGGCGCAGCCGGGTGCCCGCCGCCAGCGCGGGCACCCGGCCCGCCGAGCGCGTGCACCCGCTGGCCGTCGCCACCGCCCGCGCGCACGGGCTGTCGCTGACCCGCGCCCGCACGCACTACCTGGACGACGTGCTGCGGTCCGACGACCTGGTGGTCGCGGTGTGCGACAACGCCCACGAAGAACTCGACGGCGCCACGCCGCGCCTGCACTGGTCCGTGCCCGACCCGGCGGCGGTCGGCACCGAGGACGCGTTCGACCGCGCCTACCGCGACCTCGCCGACCGAGTCGAACGCCTCGCACCCGCCGTCCGGGGGATCTGATGGACCGCCCGCTGCCCCACCGGCTGCTGGCCGAATACCTCGGCAGCCTGCTCCTCGCCGCCCTGGTGATCGGCTCCGGCATCGCCGCCCAGCGCCTCTCCCCCGGCGACACCGGCCTCCAGCTGCTGGAGAACGCCGCCGCGACCGCCGTCGGCCTCTACGCCATCATCCTGGTCTTCGGCCCGGTCAGCGGCGGCCACTTCAACCCGGTGGTGTCCATCGCGGACGCCGCGCTGCGCGGTCTGCCGTGGCGCGACGTGCCGTCGTACGCGGCGGCGCAGGTGCTCGGCTGCGTCACCGGCGCGGTGCTGGCCAACACCATGTTCGAGCTGTCGCCGGTGAGCATCAGCACGACCGGGCGGGCGACGCTCGCCCACGGCCTGTCCGAGGTGGTGGCCACCGCGGGCCTGCTGCTGGTCGTGTTCTCGCTGGTCCGGTCGGGCCGGGCCGATCGCGCGCCGGCCGCCGTCGGCGCCTGGATCGGGGCCGCGCACTTCTTCACCAGCTCCACCAGCTTCGCCAACCCGGCCATTACGGTCGGCCGAGTGTTCAGCGACACGTTCGCCGGGATCGCGCCGGCGTCCGCGCCGTTCTTCGTGCTCGCGCAGCTCGTCGCCGTGACTGCGGCCGTGCCGCTGCTGCGCGCGCTGTACCCGAACCCGCCCGCCGAACTCGTCACCGAAGGACAGGTCCGTTGACCCACCAGCCCGAAGTCCTGTTCGTCTGCGTCCACAACGCGGGTCGCTCCCAGATGGCCGCCGCGCTGCTCCAGCACTACGCGCTGGGCCGCGTCACCGTCCGCTCGGCCGGGTCCGCGCCCGCCGACCGGGTCAACCCCGCCGCCGCCGAGGCACTGGCCGAGCTCGGCCTCGACATCACCGCCGAGACACCCACCAAGCTGACCACCGAGGACGTCGAGGCGTCCGACGTGGTGATCACCATGGGCTGCGGCGACACGTGCCCCGTCTTCCCCGGCAAGCGCTACCTCGACTGGGAGCTGGCGGACCCGGCGGGGCGGGGCGTCGACGCCGTGCGGCCCATCCGCGACGACATCGACCGCCGGGTGCGGAACCTGCTCGCCGAACTCCTCGACGGCTGACCCCGCACCCGACCCACCGCGCGCCGGTCCCGGTCGTGCTGCGACCATGGCGCCTTCGTCCACTGCGGTGGCCAGGAGGGTGACCCGATGAGCGCGCGTTTCCAGGAGCTCGACTGGCGCGAGACCCCGCTGGGCGAACTCGTCCTGCGCCGCCGCTGGGACCCGGTCTTCGACCGCGAGGTGCACGAGATCAAGCTCAACGACGAGTTCCTGATGTCGAGCCTGTTCACCGTCTCCGAGGTGGAGCTGGCGCGCCTGGCGCTCGCCGACCTGCCGGGGCCGTTGGACGTCGTGGTCGGCGGCCTCGGCCTCGGCTACACCGCGCGGACCGCGTTGGAGCACGCCGGAGTGCGGTCGCTGCTGGTGGTCGACGCGCTCGGCGAGGTCATCGAGTGGCACCGGCGCGGTCTGCTGCCCGGCGGTCCGGAGTTGGCGGCCGACCCGCGCTGCCGACTCGTCCACGGCGACTTCTTCGCGCTCGCCCGCTCCGGCGGCGGGTTCGACCCGGACGCGCCCGACCGGCTGTTCCACGCGATCGTCGTGGACATCGACCACTCGCCGCGGCACCTGCTGCACCCCGGCAACGCCGACTTCTACGAGCCCGAGGGCCTGCGCCGGCTGGCCGCGCGGCTGCACCCGGGCGGTGTGTTCGCCCTGTGGTCCAACGAACCGCCGGACGACGACTACACCGCCGCGCTCGCCGACCGGTTCGCCGACGCCCGCGCCGAGGTCGTCCGGTTCCACAACCCGCTGCAACAGCGGGACGCGACGGCCACCATCTACCTGGCGCGGACGTCCGGCTGACCGCCGGTCCCGGCGAACGGCGGGTGCGGTGGGTCCGCCGTTCGCCGGGCCACGGTCGTCCGGCACTGCGAGACTGGGGTCATGCGCGTTCGTCGGCTCGTCCTCGGCGCCGCGGCCCTCGTGCCGGCGCTCTGGCTCGCGGCCCTGCTCACAGGAACCGCAGCGGCCGTCCCCGACCAGTGGAACTGCGCGTTCTACCTGGCGTCACAGGGGTACTCCGGCAAGCTGGTGGACATCGGGTGCGCCTCCGGGGCTCAGGGCGACGAGGTGCTCTGCCTCGGCACGCTGCGGATCGCGGGCGTCCCGGAGGGCTTGGTCGAGGAAGCCTGCCGGCGGGCTGCCGAGGCGTAGTCGCGACAGCAGACCCGGTCAGGCCGGCGCGACCTCGCCCCACACGGCTTTGTACCCGGACCTCGGGTCGACGCCCCAGCAGGACGCCAACCGGTTGACCAGCAGCAGACCCCGGTTGCGCAGGCCACGCGCGCCGGGCTTGCCCAGCACCGGCAGCAGCTCCGGGCTGGCGTCGTGCACCTCGACCCGCACCACGCGCCCGCCGCGCGGGCGGCTGAGCCGCAACCGGCGCGGCGCGAGGGCGTGCTCGAACGCGTTGGTGAGCAACGCGTCGGCGATCAGCAGCAGGTCCAGTCGCCGCGCCTGGTCCAGTTCCGGCACGGCCTCGGTGATCCACCGCCGGGCGCGGCGCACCGGCGGGACGGTTTCCCCCATCACGAAGTCGACGTTGTCGAAGGGCCTTTCCACGACGTTCACGGCACGAGCCTTCCAGCGATCGACACCCCGGCGGTTCAGGGCGCTACGGCGGGATTCCCCCGATCCGAACGGCAAAACAGCGATGGGGTCGAACGCGACCGGGACCACTACTTCTTCGGCATGACGACGACCGGCACGTCGATCCGCACCGGCGGCGCGGATCCGGCCGAGAGGGTGCCGCCGATCGTGCCGCCGACCGCTTTCGGTCCGGCCAGCAGCCGCAGGACGAACGTCACCTGCCCGCCGGCGGGCAGGTCCTGCTCGGCCGCGCAGGTCACCGTGCCCCGGCCCGCCGGACAGCCGACGGTCTGCGCCGCCGCGCCGTCGAACCCGAGCGCGGGCCCGCGGCGCAGGTTCTGCCCGGGTCCCACCACCTGCACGCCGTCGGGCAGGGTCAGCACCAGCGTGGCGGGCGCGACGGGGGTCGAGCCGGTGTTGCGGACCGTGATGGGGAGGTCGACCGGCGGACCGCCGGTGGCCATGGTGAAGCCGTCCGGCACGACCGGGACCAGGGGCTCCCCCGCCGGCGGCGGCTCCTCGGCCGTGGTGGTCGCGTCCGCCGCCGGAGGCGGTTCGGGCGACTCCCCACCGGTGTCGGCCGTCGCGGACTCGGACGCGGGCGCGGACTCGGGTTCGGAACCGGACTCGGTGACGGGCACGGAGGTCCCGTTCACGGTCGTCACGGACGTCCGCTGGTCGATCCGCACCTTGGGCGGCTCGCCCGTGGCGGTCGGCGCGAGGGCGGTCGGCCCGGAGTTCACCCCCCACACCGCGGCCACCACCACCGCCGTCGTGGAGGCGGCGACGCCGAGCCACTGCGCCGTGGTCGTCGTGACCGAGCCGGCCGCCGCGACCGCCGTGCCCGCCTTCGCCGCGGCCGCGGTCGTGGCCAGGTAGCCGGTGACACCGGCGCCGAGGACGAGCGGCGCGACGACGGCGCGCAGCGTGCCGTTCACGTCGGCCAGCTCGGCGGCCATCCCGCTGCAGTTCACGCACTCGTCCAGGTGCGCCTCGACCTGGGCGGTCTCCCTCCTGGTGAGGCCGCCCCTGGTCCACGCGCCCAGCTTGACCACGGTGGCGCGGCAGCGGCTCGCGGGCCGGTGCGCCAGGTGCGCCTGCAGGTAGGCGGTCTTCAGGCCCTCCCTGGCCCGGTAGGCCAACGCGGACGCGCCGTTCGCGGTCAACCCCAGCAGCGGCGCCAGCTCGGCGGCCGTCTGGCCCTCGATCTCGGTCTGCCACAGCACCGTCTGCCACCGCTCGGGCAGGCTGGCGAACGCCTTGGACGCCAGCGACCGCTCCAGCGTGGCCAGCGCCGGGTCGTGGAACGGCACCGTGGTCACCTTCTCCACGCCCGAGACGGCCTCCACGTCGTCGGCCAGCTTCAGCTTCTTGTCCCGCCGCGTCTTGTCGTAGGCGGTGTGCCGCAGCGCGGTGAGCAGGTAGGCGCGGAACGCCGAGTCCGGGCCGCCGCCGGCCCGCAGCGTGTCGAGGACCTTGGCGAAGGCGTCCGAGACCAGGTCGTCCGCCTCCGCGTTCGACCAGGCCAGGTGCCGGGCCAGGTTGCGGGCGGCGGCGACGTGCCGCTCGAACAGCTGCCCGTACGCCTGGATCTCCCCGGCGCGCACGGCGTCGATCAGCTCGGCGTCGGACAGCGGCCGGGACGGGAGGGGCGCGCCGGACGAGGGGGTGTCCTGGTTGAGCACCTGGTCGAGGTCGCCGCGCAGCGCGGCCAGGTCGGCCGTGTCCCACCGCCGCAGGTCACCCTCGTCGGGATGCCCGATCACCGGACGTCTACCTCCCAACACGACATGTGAGCGATCGGTGGGACCCTATAGAACAAGTCCACCACCGGCCGCACCGGAACGCCCTTGTGGCTCAACCCCGAACACCCCAACGGACGAGGATTCGTCGGGGTACGAGGGATCGTTGCGCCACCGGACGGCACTTCGGGACCCCGAACGGCGGTTCGCGCGCGCGGCCGGCGGTCATGATCGGGCCGGGACCACCGCTTCCGTACACTGCGGCCGTGACGGGGAGCATCGCGGACGGCCAACGCCGTGGGCGTCGGCGCGGGGAGCTGACGGTCGGGACGATCGCCCGGCTCGCCGGGGTGTCCAAGCCGACCGTGTCGAAGGTGCTCAACGGCCGGGCGGGCGTCGCGGTGGAGACCAGGCAGCGGGTCGAGGCCCTGCTGCGGGAGCACGGCTACCGCCGACCGGACGCCATCGCGCCGAGCGCCATCCTCGAAGTGGTGTTCTACGGGCTGGAGCGCCACATGGCGGTCGAGATCCTGCGCGGCGTGGAGCCGGTGGCCCGCGAGCACGAGCTGGCCGTCGCGTTCACCGAGGCGGTCGAGCCGGCGGCGCCCGGTCGGACCTGGGCCGAGCAGCTGCTGGCCAGGCACCCGGTCGGCGTGATCGCGGTGTACTCGGCGTTCACCCCGGAGCAGCACGCGCTGCTGGACGCCAGCGCGATCCCGCTGGTGGCGCTGGACCCGTCCGGCGAGCCGCTGCACCCCACCCCGTCGGTCGGCGCGGCGAACTGGAGCGGCGGCATCACGGCCGCCCGCCACCTGCTCGACCTCGGCCACCGGCGGATCGCGGTGGTCGCCGGGCCGAACGACTCGCTCGGCGCCCGGGCCAGGCTGGAGGGCTGCCGGGCCGCGCTGGACGCCGCCGGCGTGCCGCTGGACGAGCGGCTGGTCCGGGTCGGCGACTTCACCTTCGAGCAGGGCCGTGACCTGGGGGGCGAGCTGCTGGACCGGCCGGACCGGCCGACCGCGGTGCTGTGCGGCAACGACCTCCAGGCGCTCGGCGTCTACGCGGCGGCGTGGCGGCTCGGCCTGCGCATCCCGCACGACCTCAGCGTGGTCGGCTTCGACGACATCGAGAACACCCGCTGGTCCTGCCCGCCGCTGACCACGGTGCGGCAGCCGCTGGCCCAGATGGGCGCGGCGGCGGCCCGGATGCTGATCACCCTCGCCGAGGGCGGCACGCCCGCCCAGCCCCGCGTCGAACTGGCCACGACGCTGGTCGTGCGCGAGAGCACCGCGCCCCCGGCCCGGGTCTGACGCTTCCCGCCGGAGGAGTGCCACCTGTTCCCCACCCGATGGCGGCATAATAAAAAAGGGATGGAAAAGCGTTATAGAGGTGGAAATCTTTCTGGCAACGGTCAAGCCTCGCCGAGAAGTCGCTCGCGGCACTAAAAAATGACTTGTCCACCGAGGCCGCCACTCGTGACGGAGTTGGCGTGCATCGCAGAATCGGCGCATACCTGGCCGCGTGCCTGATGGCCCTGTCCCTCCCAGCACCCGCCGCGCAAGCGGCGCCCGTCGAGCCTTCCCGCCCGGACCCGGTCGCGCTCGCGACCGCTTCGGCGGACCGGGCCGCGGCGTCCGGGTTGGACGCCCTGGCCAAAGGACCCGACGAGGCTTTCCACCGCCGTGAGGTCTACCAGGGCGGGGTCCCCGGCCAGAGGGACCTGTTCTACGTCTCCTACGACCGCACCTACGACGGTCTCCCGGTGATCGGCGGCGACGCCGTGGTCGCCACCGACGCGTCCGGCAACGTCCTCGACACCGTCGCCGCGCCCATGGGCGGCCTCGCGGTCGACACGACCCCGGTGATCACGGCCGGTCGGGCGGCGGCGATCGGCCGGTCCCAGCTGTCCACAGTGGACGAGGTGGAGCGCACGACGTTGTCGGTGCTGGCCGGTGGGCACGGCACGCTGGTCTACGAGACCGTCGTGGTCGGCCGCAAGGGCGGCCTGCCGAGCCGGCTGCACGTCTACGTCAACGCCAGGACCGGCGCGGTCGAGGACAGCGTGGACGACGTGAAGGCGGGCTCGGGCACCAGCCAGTGGAACGGCCCGAACCCGCTGTCCATCGACACCAGCGACAACAGCACGGTGGACAACACCCGACCGGGTGTGCGGTGCGTCGACTACGCGACCAACGCGCCGTTCACCAAGAGCAGCAATTCCTTCGGCAACGGCAACGCGACCAGCAAGGAGACGGGTTGCGCCGACGTGCTCTGGTCCACCCAGAAGCAGTGGGAGATGATGAAGTCCTGGCTGGGCCGCAACGGGATCGACGGCAACGGCCGCGGCGTCACGGTGAAGGTCGGGCTCAACGCGGTCAACGCCTACTGGACCGGGCAGCACATCGAGATCGGCCGCAACAACGCCAACCAGTGGATCGCGTCCATGGACGTGGTCGCGCACGAGCACGGGCACGCCATCGACCAGCACACGCCCGGCGGCGCGGGGCGCGAGGCCGGGCTCGGCGAGGCCACCGGCGACATCTTCGGCGCGCTGACCGAGGCGTACGCGGCCGAGCCGGCGCCGTTCGACACCCCGGACTACCTGGTCGGCGAGTCGGTCAACCTGGTCGGCCGCGGCCCGATCCGGAACATGGCGAACCCGTCGGCGGTCGGCGGGCACCCGAACTGCTGGTCCAGCGCCATCCCCGGCACCGAGGTGCACGCCGCCGCCGGCCCGCTCAACCACTGGTTCCACCTGCTGGCCGAGGGTTCCGCGGCCAGCCCGACCTGCGACGGCTCCACCGTGACCGGCATCGGCATCCAGGCCGCCGGCCGGGTCTTCTACAACGCCATGCTGCTCAAGACCTCCGGCATGACGCACTTCCGGTACCGCGTCGCGACCCTGACCGCGGCGAAGAACCTCGACCCGACCTGCCGCCAGTTCGCCGCGGTCAAGGCGGCGTGGAACGCGATCAGCCTGCCCGCCCAGGCCGGTGAGCCGACCTGCGCCGCCACCCCGGACGACGACTTCACGCTCTCGCTGGACCCCGCCTCGGGCACGGTCGAGCCGGGCGAGAAGGCGCAGGCGACCATCCGCACGACCACCACGTCGGGTGACCCGCAGGCGATCGCGCTCAGCGCGTCCGGCCAGCCGACCGGCGTGACCGCGCACTTCACCCCGTCGTCGGTGACGTCCGGCCAGACCGCGGCGCTGACCGTCGCCACCGCGGCGGACGTGGCGCCGGGCACCTACCCGATCACCGTGCGCGGGCAGGGCGCCACCAGCCACAGCGTGACCTACACCCTCACGGTCGGCGGCGGCGAACCGCCCGCGGACGACTTCGCCATCGCGCTCGACCCGACCAGCGGCGCCGCTCGACCCGGCGGCGCGGTGACCTCCACCGTCGGCACCACGACCACGGCCGGCGAGGCGCAGAAGGTGACCCTGACCGCGACCGGCCTGCCGGACGGCGCGACGGCGGTGTTCGAACCGGCTAGCGTCGCGTCCGGCGAGTCGTCCAGGCTGACGATCACCACGTCCGCGAGCACGCCGGCGGGCGCTTACCCGGTGGCGGTGACCGGCGCGGGCGCGGCGGTGTCGCACTCGGCGACCTACGCGCTGACCGTCGAGGAGGGCTCGCCGGGCGGTTGCGCCGGGGTGCCCGCGTGGAGCGCGAGCCAGGCGTACGTGCCGGACGACGTGGTGTCGCACGACGCGCACCGGTGGACGTCGACCTGGTACTCGACCGGCGCCGAGCCCGGTGCTCCCGGCTCGTGGGCCGTGTGGCGCGACGGGGGCGCCTGCTGATCGGCCGCCGATGAGGGGGTGGCCGCCGACTCGCTTCGGCGGCCACCCCGGTCAGCGCTCCAGGGCCCGGGCGATGTCCTGCCACAGGTCGTCGGCGTCCTCGATGCCCACCGACAGCCGGATCGTGCCGCCGGAGATGTCGTTCTCGCCCAGCTGCTCCTCGGTCAGCTGCCGGTGCGAGGTGCTGGCGGGGTGCAGCACCAGGGTCTCGGCGCCGCCCAGCGACGGCGCCAGCTTCACCAGGTCGACGGCCGTGACGAACCGCCGGCCCGCCTGCGCGTCGGCCACGTCGAACGAGAACGTGCTGCCGAAGCCGGTCAGGAAGCGCCGCGCGACGGCGTGGCTGGGGTGCGTGCCGAGGCCCGGCCAGTGCACCGCGCGCACCGCCGGGTGCGCGGCCAGCCGGTGGGCCAGGACCTCGGCGTTCTGCTCGTGCTTGCGGATCCGCAAGGCCAGGGTGCGCAGCCCGCGGATGGTCAACCAAGCCGCGAACGGGTCGGGCGTGACGCCCAGCTCCACCGAGTGGCGCCACGTCCTGCCGTGCCGGTCCCGGTCGGCGAACACCGCCACGCCGCCGATGACGTCGCTGTGCCCGCCGAGGTACTTGGTGGTCGAGTGCACGACCACGTCCGCGCCGTGCTCGATCGGGCGGCACAGCAGCGGTGTCGCGAACGTGTTGTCCACGACCACGAGCACGTCGTCGCCCACCGCGGCCGCGAGCGCGGGCAGGTCGCTGACGTGCCCGGTCGGGTTGGCGATCGTCTCCAGGTACAGCACCCTGGTCCTGGGCCGCAGGGCCGCGCGGACCTCGTCCGGGTCGTGGCCGCCGACGTAGGTGACGGTGACGCCCCAGCGCTCCTCCAGGTCGCGCAGCAGGGCGAGAGTGCCGCCGTAGAGGGCGCGCTGGGCGATCAGGTGGTCGCCCGACCTGAGGTTCGCCAGCAGCACCGAGTTGATCGCGCCCATCCCGGACGACGCCGCCAGCGCCGCCGTGCCGCCTTCGAGCGCGGCGATGGCGTCCTCCAGGGCGCGGACCGTCGGGTTGCCGAGCCGGGTGTAGACGAACGCGCCGTCGGGCCTGCTCATGCCGTCGGCGAGGTCGTCCAGGGAGTCGAAGGAGAAGCTGGAGGACTGGTAGAGCGGCACGGACAGGGGCCTGCCGGCGGTGGCGGGGACTTCGGTGTGCACAACGCGGGTGTCGAACTGCATGGACCGAGCATCGGGCACGAAGTGGTGTGGTTGAAGGACCAATCCCGCTAGATTGGTTCGGTGATGAAGCCAATCCCGGTCGACGACCTGGCGGGCCGGCTCGGGCGCTGGTCGGCCGGGCGCGGTTCGCTGCACCTGCTGCTGGCCGCGCGGTTGCGCGAGTTGATCGAGGAGGGGCTGCTGCCCGCCGGGACGTTGTTGCCGCCGGATCGCGCGCTGGCCTCCGGGCTGGCGGTCGGGCGGACGACCGTCATCGCGGCCTACGACCTGCTGCGGCAGGAGGGGCGGTTGACGCGGCGGCGGGGCAGCGGGACGTGGGTCGCGCCGGGCGGCGGGGCGGCGGCGGCGTTGGCGGAGACGGCGAACCCGATGTTCGTGAACCTGCTGGAGCCCCCCGACGGTGTGCTGCAGTTCGCCTGCGCCGGGCCGGTGGGTCCGCCCGAGCTGCTGGTCCAGGCGCAGCGGCGGGCGGTGGACCGGCTGGCGGCGCGGCGGGGTGGGGCGGACCTCGGTTACCACCCGGCCGGGCACCCGGCGTTGCGCGCGGCGCTGGCCGGGCGGTACCGCGAGCTGGGCGTGCCCACCGCCGAGGGCCAGGTCCTGGTGACGACCGGCGCGCAGCAGGCGTTGGCGCTGCTGGTCCGGGCGCTGGTGCGGCCCGGTGACGAGGTGCTGGCGCAGGCGCCGACCTACCCCGGCGCGCTGGACCTGTTCCGCGAGGCGGGCGCGGTGGTCCGCGCCGGCGGTGACCTCGCGGGCGAGCTGGGCCGGTCCAGGCCCGCGCTGGTCTACGCGATGCCGTCGTTCCTCAACCCCACCGGCGCGTCGATGAGCGCTCTGGAGCGCACCCGGCTGGTCCGGGCGGCGGGTGGCGTGCCGCTGGTGTTCGACGAGGTGCTGTCCGAACTGGACCTGACCGGCGCGCCGACCCGGCCGCCGACGCCCGGGGCGATCACCGTGGCGTCGTTGAGCAAGGTGGTGTGGGGCGGGCTGCGGGTCGGGTGGGTGCGGGCCGACGCGGCGCTCGTCGCGCGGCTGGCCCGGTTCAAGGCCGTGCACGACCTGGGCGGCAGTGTGCTGGACCAGCTCGCGGCAGTGGAGCTGCTGGCCGACTTCGAGGCGGTGCGGGCGGTGCGGGTCGCGTCGTTGCGGCGGCGGCACGACCACCTGTGCGCCCGGTTGCGGGAGGAGCTGCCCGAGTGGGAGTTCACGCCCGCCGAGGGCGGTCAGACGCTGTGGGTGCGGCTGCCCGGCGTGGACGCGGCGGCGTACGCGCAGGCGGCGTTGCGGCACGGGGTGGCCGTGCTGCCCGGCGGCTCGCTCGACCCGACCGGCGGCAGCGCCGACCGGCTGCGGCTGCCGTTCACCGCCGGGCCGGAGGTGATCGACGCCGCGGTGTCCGGGCTCGCCGCCGCCTGGCGCGCCTTCGCCGCCGACCCCGCGCACCGGCCGCTGGTGCCCTCGATGTCGGTCTAGGAGGCGATGGCGTCGGACAGGGCGTAACCCGCGTCCTTGACCGCCGCGGTGATCGCCGCCTGGTCGGTCGAGCCGACGACGCGCAGCGTGCCGGCGTCGAGGTCGAGCTTGACCCTGGTGACACCGGGGACCCGGCGGACCGCGTTGGTCACGGTGGCCGCGCACCCCTCGCAGGTCATGCCCTCGACCACGAACTCAAGACCGGCCGGCCGCTCCTCGTCCGAGGTCGTGGCGGCGGGCGTCTCGCAACTCTGGCACATGCGACTCGACTCCTCCGGGTTCACACCCTGCTGGGGTACCGGATCAAGCCTAGTGACGGGCACCGGACGGGACATCTCCGGGATTGCCCGATCAGGTCCAGGTGGATGTCACGGGTTCCCGACTGCATCAAGGGTTTCTCGCCGGGTACTCCCGGCCCATGCTGATGCGCGCGCTTCGCCAGGGGTTGGTGTCCGGGGTGGCCGGGGTGGTGGTCATGACCGTCGCGGAGAAGGTCGAGCAGCGGTTGACCGGCCGCCCGGACTCGCGCGTGCCCGGCCAGGTGCTGGCGCGGCTGACCGGGCGGCCCGAGTCGGGGGCGCTGAACCTGGGGATGCACTTCGGGCAGGGCGCGGTGATGGGGGTGGTGCGCGCGGTGATGGCCAACGCGGGTGTGCGGGGACCGGTGGCGTCGGCGATGTTCGCGGTCGTGCGGCTGAGCAGCGACCAGATCCTGGAGAACGCCACGGGGGTCGGCGCGCCACCCCAGACGTGGCCGCGGTCCGAACTGGTGGTCGACCT
This genomic window from Saccharothrix sp. HUAS TT1 contains:
- a CDS encoding heavy-metal-associated domain-containing protein: MCQSCETPAATTSDEERPAGLEFVVEGMTCEGCAATVTNAVRRVPGVTRVKLDLDAGTLRVVGSTDQAAITAAVKDAGYALSDAIAS
- a CDS encoding PLP-dependent aspartate aminotransferase family protein; translated protein: MQFDTRVVHTEVPATAGRPLSVPLYQSSSFSFDSLDDLADGMSRPDGAFVYTRLGNPTVRALEDAIAALEGGTAALAASSGMGAINSVLLANLRSGDHLIAQRALYGGTLALLRDLEERWGVTVTYVGGHDPDEVRAALRPRTRVLYLETIANPTGHVSDLPALAAAVGDDVLVVVDNTFATPLLCRPIEHGADVVVHSTTKYLGGHSDVIGGVAVFADRDRHGRTWRHSVELGVTPDPFAAWLTIRGLRTLALRIRKHEQNAEVLAHRLAAHPAVRAVHWPGLGTHPSHAVARRFLTGFGSTFSFDVADAQAGRRFVTAVDLVKLAPSLGGAETLVLHPASTSHRQLTEEQLGENDISGGTIRLSVGIEDADDLWQDIARALER
- a CDS encoding PLP-dependent aminotransferase family protein; this translates as MKPIPVDDLAGRLGRWSAGRGSLHLLLAARLRELIEEGLLPAGTLLPPDRALASGLAVGRTTVIAAYDLLRQEGRLTRRRGSGTWVAPGGGAAAALAETANPMFVNLLEPPDGVLQFACAGPVGPPELLVQAQRRAVDRLAARRGGADLGYHPAGHPALRAALAGRYRELGVPTAEGQVLVTTGAQQALALLVRALVRPGDEVLAQAPTYPGALDLFREAGAVVRAGGDLAGELGRSRPALVYAMPSFLNPTGASMSALERTRLVRAAGGVPLVFDEVLSELDLTGAPTRPPTPGAITVASLSKVVWGGLRVGWVRADAALVARLARFKAVHDLGGSVLDQLAAVELLADFEAVRAVRVASLRRRHDHLCARLREELPEWEFTPAEGGQTLWVRLPGVDAAAYAQAALRHGVAVLPGGSLDPTGGSADRLRLPFTAGPEVIDAAVSGLAAAWRAFAADPAHRPLVPSMSV